One window from the genome of Candidatus Thermoplasmatota archaeon encodes:
- a CDS encoding glucose 1-dehydrogenase, which translates to MVLSERRFKGKGVIVTGGASGIGKATAERFLEEGAKVAILDVSEENGEAAFKELKKKGFTPLILTGDVTKSSDVKKMVSTAKAKLGRIDVLFNNAGILVEGTVEDVTEKDWDRIMAVNVKGVFLMSKEVVPIMLKQRKGTIVNNASCSGLVGDRNAIAYNTSKGAVVLMTKCMALDYAKKNIRVNCVCPGEIDTPMFRQEARSRKMPVEEYRKELCEYHPIGRLGVPSEVANAVLFLASDQASFITGAAFSVDGGYTCQ; encoded by the coding sequence ATGGTTCTGTCGGAGAGAAGGTTCAAGGGCAAGGGAGTCATCGTTACAGGTGGCGCCTCAGGGATAGGCAAGGCGACTGCGGAGCGATTCTTGGAGGAAGGTGCGAAGGTCGCTATCCTCGATGTCTCAGAAGAGAACGGCGAGGCCGCCTTCAAGGAGCTGAAGAAGAAGGGCTTCACGCCATTGATTCTAACCGGCGATGTCACCAAATCATCGGACGTCAAGAAGATGGTCAGCACGGCCAAGGCGAAGCTGGGCCGGATCGATGTGTTGTTCAACAACGCGGGCATCCTTGTGGAAGGGACTGTCGAGGATGTCACTGAGAAGGATTGGGATCGGATCATGGCAGTCAATGTGAAGGGCGTATTCCTGATGTCAAAGGAGGTGGTTCCAATCATGCTCAAGCAGAGGAAGGGCACAATAGTCAACAACGCATCCTGCAGCGGCCTCGTGGGAGACAGAAACGCCATCGCATACAACACATCCAAGGGGGCAGTCGTCCTGATGACGAAGTGCATGGCCCTTGACTATGCAAAGAAGAACATCAGGGTCAACTGCGTCTGCCCAGGAGAAATCGACACGCCGATGTTCAGGCAGGAGGCGAGGTCGAGGAAGATGCCCGTCGAGGAGTACAGGAAGGAGCTGTGCGAATATCACCCCATCGGCCGGCTGGGCGTGCCTTCTGAGGTGGCGAATGCCGTCCTCTTCCTGGCATCGGACCAGGCGAGCTTCATTACCGGCGCGGCCTTCTCTGTCGATGGCGGGTACACTTGCCAATGA
- a CDS encoding ferritin, whose protein sequence is MTSQKLKDMLNGAIAREIQVSIQYMWQHVQWMGVDHYAVSDKFKEIAVEEMKHAEKIAERLWYLGGVPTTKPTSIKVGKELWEMVDLDIKAELEAIKMYKDIEKAADAEGDPTTRFIFEEILEQEEDHHDFFTSLKEKKRK, encoded by the coding sequence TTGACATCGCAGAAGTTGAAAGATATGTTGAACGGGGCAATAGCCCGAGAGATACAGGTCTCCATCCAGTACATGTGGCAGCATGTGCAGTGGATGGGAGTAGATCATTACGCCGTGAGTGACAAGTTCAAGGAAATCGCGGTCGAAGAGATGAAGCACGCTGAGAAGATCGCTGAGCGATTGTGGTATCTGGGGGGCGTGCCGACCACCAAACCTACATCCATCAAGGTGGGCAAGGAACTCTGGGAGATGGTCGATCTCGACATCAAGGCCGAGCTAGAGGCCATCAAGATGTACAAAGACATCGAGAAGGCCGCGGACGCCGAGGGAGACCCCACGACGAGGTTCATATTCGAGGAGATCCTCGAGCAGGAAGAGGACCACCACGACTTCTTCACATCTCTTAAGGAAAAGAAGAGGAAGTAG
- a CDS encoding succinate dehydrogenase iron-sulfur subunit → MTRGDITLKVQRFDPSADKLPYWQKYQVEIKPGMTVLDALFEVLNHQDGTLAFRFCCRAGVCGSCAMVIAGKIRLACETQISQFLKLNEVMLSPLPHQKIVKDLAVDYDLFFDRLKAVKPYLVGKEPYPDKEYIQMPKERVPINDPIDCIMCGSCTSACTMAWLNTGYLGPAALLKSYRFLVDTRDTIPDERLDIIESENGVWRCHTQFNCVEVCPRKLNPTEAIQRQKIKAIKRKLFGRKKRA, encoded by the coding sequence ATGACCCGAGGCGACATCACCCTAAAGGTCCAGCGTTTCGATCCGTCGGCCGACAAGCTGCCCTACTGGCAGAAGTACCAGGTCGAGATCAAGCCCGGGATGACGGTCCTGGACGCCCTGTTCGAGGTGCTCAACCATCAGGACGGCACGCTCGCGTTCAGGTTCTGCTGCAGAGCGGGCGTCTGCGGTTCGTGCGCGATGGTCATAGCTGGGAAGATCAGGCTGGCTTGTGAAACCCAGATCAGCCAGTTCCTGAAACTCAACGAGGTCATGTTGAGCCCGCTGCCGCACCAGAAGATCGTGAAGGACCTCGCTGTGGACTATGACCTGTTCTTCGACCGGCTGAAAGCCGTGAAACCGTATCTGGTTGGGAAGGAACCGTACCCGGACAAGGAGTACATCCAAATGCCCAAGGAGAGGGTGCCCATCAACGATCCGATCGACTGCATCATGTGCGGTTCGTGCACGAGCGCGTGCACGATGGCCTGGCTGAACACGGGGTATCTCGGTCCTGCAGCGCTGCTCAAGTCCTACAGGTTCTTGGTTGACACGAGGGACACCATCCCTGACGAGCGCTTGGACATCATCGAGAGCGAGAACGGCGTGTGGAGGTGCCACACGCAGTTCAACTGCGTCGAAGTGTGTCCCAGGAAGCTCAACCCGACCGAAGCTATACAGAGGCAGAAGATCAAGGCCATCAAGAGGAAACTCTTCGGCCGGAAGAAGCGGGCCTGA